The Shewanella halotolerans region TGGTCGTCATCGATATGCTTGATATCGAGCAGTACCAAGTCTGTGTTATCGAGGAGTTCATCGATAACTGGGGTGTATTTACGGACGAAGCCGTTGGTGTCTAGGCAGGTGTGTATTCCTTGCGCTTTGCAGGCCTTGAACAGGGCCGCGACAAATTCGGCTTGCAGTATGGCTTCGCCGCCACTGGCAGTGACGCCTCCGCCGCTGGACTCGAGAAAAGGTCGATAGCTGATGATCTGTTCCATCAGCTCGTCGACCTCGATTTCACGTCCACCGTGAAGATCCCAGGTATCACGATTGTGGCAGTATTGGCAACGCATCAAACAGCCTTGCATAAAGGTGATAAACCGAATGCCGGGACCGTCAACTGTGCCGAAGGATTCCAGTGAGTGAATCCGCCCTTTTACTGTCATTGTGACTCCGAAAACTTCAATTAAAGTAGGCTGTGCTAAATTAGTGCACAGCCTAGCTTATATTCACCAAAAATCTAGCGTTTGACCGCTCGATTGACGGAAATTACATCCCTTTGGTGAAAGTACGTGTAATGACGTCCTGTTGCTGCTCTGGTGTCAGTGCGTTGAAGCGCACGGCGTAACCAGATACACGGATAGTCA contains the following coding sequences:
- the pflA gene encoding pyruvate formate lyase 1-activating protein, with protein sequence MTVKGRIHSLESFGTVDGPGIRFITFMQGCLMRCQYCHNRDTWDLHGGREIEVDELMEQIISYRPFLESSGGGVTASGGEAILQAEFVAALFKACKAQGIHTCLDTNGFVRKYTPVIDELLDNTDLVLLDIKHIDDDQHIALTHVSNHRTLQFAQYLQKRQQKVWIRYVVVGGYTDDIASAKGLAEFIKPMTNVEKVELLPYHELGKHKWEAMGEEYTLKDISPPSRETMEQIKQVFVEAGITAVY